Below is a window of Moraxella nasibovis DNA.
TCTCGTAGATTAAACCCAAGTAGCTTTCTTATCATCGTACAATCTGAATGGTATCCAAGCGCTTGATTGATTTTCAATCATGACGCTGAATGAACAAGGCTAGATGACAATGACTTATTATGTTGGTATTGATGTTAGCAAGCACAAGCTGGATGTGGCTTGGCTTAAAGAGTTAAGTACAATGAAAGTCAAAACCAAAGTCTTTAATAATCACTTTGATGACTTTGAACACATCATTCATTGGCTTAAAACCAATCTTGGTGCAAGTGTCAGCTTTAACGACATTCATCTTATTATGGAAGCCACAGGGGTATATCACGAACCTTTGGCGTATTATTTACACGATTTAGGCTTTAAAGTCTCTATCATCAATCCTGCCTTTGTCAAACACTATGCGGACAGTTTAGGCGTAAGACAAAAGACAGATAAAAAAGACAGTATTGTCCTTGCCAGATATGGCAGAGCCACCCACCCTGATGCTTGGATTGCCCCAAGTATTGAAGCTCGTCATTTAAAGTCTTTGCTTTCTCGTCTTGATGCTCTAAATGAAGACTTACAGCGAGAAGAAAACCGCAAAGAAAAAGCAGAAGTGGCAGACACAACCCCCATTGTTAAACAATCCATTGACGAGATGATTGTGGCATTAAAATTGGCAATCAGCAAATTAAACGATGACATTGACACTCATATCAACAACCACCCCAAACTTAAAGAAGAGCAAACACTCTTACAAAGCATCAAAGGAGTGGGACAGGTGGTGTCAAGACAAATGCTTAGTTTGTTTAATACCAAACAATTTAACAATGCCAAACAAGTCTCTGCTTTTTTAGGGTTGATTCCCAAACAACAAGAATCAGGATTGTTTAAAGGCAGATCAAGACTTGCCAAAACAGGCAATGCTCAATTAAGAGCTAAGCTGTATATGGCAGCAGTCGTTGCCACCAAGTACAATCCAGACATTAAAGACCAATACGAACGCTTACAACAAAATGGCAAATGCAAAATGCAAGCTTTATGTGCTTGTATGCGTAAATTGGTGCAAATCTGCTTTGGTGTGATCAAACACCAAACTCCCTACACCCCACAAGTTAGGATAGATAATATGGCTTGACAAGGGGTGGGGAGAGATGGTATCTACGGGCTGATTTAACCAGACCTTCTTTAAGGGCGAACACAAAGCGTTTGATTGAAGCAAGTCACAACTATAACGCTGATGGAAAAGCTCTAGATGATGATGACAATGTCATTGAACCCCCTTATCATTATGGTCATAAAACAAACTGGGAGAATAGACGAATTATCGCAGCTGCCACCGAGCTTGGCTGGGATCAAGCCACACTAAATGACTATGTCAATGCCAGATCAGGTCATTTTGAGTTGCAAAATGATAAATTCAATCTAGGTCATCAAGGTGAAAATAAAAGCCTAGAAGATTTAGGTAATATTAAAGATGATATGAATGATTTTTTAAACAAGAGAGACA
It encodes the following:
- a CDS encoding GH-E family nuclease; the protein is MIEASHNYNADGKALDDDDNVIEPPYHYGHKTNWENRRIIAAATELGWDQATLNDYVNARSGHFELQNDKFNLGHQGENKSLEDLGNIKDDMNDFLNKRDKLCILDPQTNQCKKI
- a CDS encoding IS110 family transposase — translated: MTYYVGIDVSKHKLDVAWLKELSTMKVKTKVFNNHFDDFEHIIHWLKTNLGASVSFNDIHLIMEATGVYHEPLAYYLHDLGFKVSIINPAFVKHYADSLGVRQKTDKKDSIVLARYGRATHPDAWIAPSIEARHLKSLLSRLDALNEDLQREENRKEKAEVADTTPIVKQSIDEMIVALKLAISKLNDDIDTHINNHPKLKEEQTLLQSIKGVGQVVSRQMLSLFNTKQFNNAKQVSAFLGLIPKQQESGLFKGRSRLAKTGNAQLRAKLYMAAVVATKYNPDIKDQYERLQQNGKCKMQALCACMRKLVQICFGVIKHQTPYTPQVRIDNMA